GGGAGGTCGAAGTCGGGGGCCTTATCGCCCGGCGCAAGTTTGACGTTCATGGGGGTTCTCCTTCGTGTCAGAACTGAGTCTCTTGATCGTACGTACGGCCACGGTGAGAAAAGCAAAACCCCGCACCGAACGCGCATTAAGCACGCCGGAAACGGGGTGGACGCACGGTGAGGCGTGCGCCTTCTTGCGGAGAGTAAGGGATTTGAACCCTTGGTGCAGGGTTGCTGCACAGCGGTTTTCAAGACCGCCACATTCGGCCGCTCTGTCAACTCTCCCTGCGCCCCAGAAGCGAGGCGCCCGTACATCCTACCCTCTCTCGATCAGGGGGAGGAACACAGGCCGGGCATCCCCCGCATCAACGCCCTTTCGACGTTTTCCCCACCCTCAAGGGAGGAAGCGGGAGTCGGGACCGCCGGTAAGGAGGCATTGCAGCACGAGTTCCGCGCCGTGCTCATCAATATCGAGCGTTTCCGCATCGGCATACGACTTCACACGATCGCTCGCCTGCCCCATGGCCACGCCCACGGCTGCCCAATCGAGCATTTCGACATCGTTCGAACCATCACCAACGGTCACGGTGTGCTCGGGATCCACTCCAAGGCGCTTCCGCAGAGACTCGAGCGCACTCGCCTTCGTCGTCCCGGGGGCCGACATGTCGAGCCAGCTCGACCAGCCCACGGCATACTCGCAGCCACTCACACCCGCGCGCTCAACGATGCGCGCAAATTCATCGAGGGGAATATCGGGCGCAGTCACCACGACACGCACAACATCCTTCGCCTCGAAAAGCTCCTCAATGCTCGCCGGGGCCGCCTGAATTCCGAAGTCAAGATCATCGAAGCTCTCGGTCCCGATGAAACCACCGCTCACCCGTTCAATCGCGAAGCGGGCCGTGGGCACAGCTTGGTACATGGCGCGTAGCGCAGGCTCGGGGTCAAACGTCACCGTCTCAACGATCTCGTAGGCGGCGTCGGAGGCCCCCGTGATCCGCGTAGTGACCGCACCGTTCGCGCTCACCGACCAACCGTCTGATACGCCCGCCAAGCGCACGATCGGGAGAGTCGTGTTGAGCGAACGCCCGGTCGCAATCACCACGTGGTGGCCGGCCTCGCGAACCGCATGAAGCGCGCTTCGCACGCGCGGATCCATGACACCCGCGTGGTCCACGAGCGTGCCATCCACGTCGAGGCCAACGAGGGCCCGATGCCCTGAAAGCGGTTCGAGCAGGGAACGCAAGTGTTCCTCGTCGAATCCTCTGGTGCTGCGCGCCGGGCTCATTGAACCTCGAAGACTTCGCGGCCGCCGAGGTAGGGGCGCAGCCCTTCGGGAACCACGACGCTGCCGTCGGCCTGCTGGTGATTCTCGAGCAGCGCGACGATAAAGCGGGTCGTGCCCAGCGTGCCGTTGAGGGTTGCGACCGGGCGCAGCGCCCCGTCCACTCGCTCGCGGATGTTGAGGCGACG
The window above is part of the Dermabacter vaginalis genome. Proteins encoded here:
- a CDS encoding HAD family hydrolase, with the translated sequence MSPARSTRGFDEEHLRSLLEPLSGHRALVGLDVDGTLVDHAGVMDPRVRSALHAVREAGHHVVIATGRSLNTTLPIVRLAGVSDGWSVSANGAVTTRITGASDAAYEIVETVTFDPEPALRAMYQAVPTARFAIERVSGGFIGTESFDDLDFGIQAAPASIEELFEAKDVVRVVVTAPDIPLDEFARIVERAGVSGCEYAVGWSSWLDMSAPGTTKASALESLRKRLGVDPEHTVTVGDGSNDVEMLDWAAVGVAMGQASDRVKSYADAETLDIDEHGAELVLQCLLTGGPDSRFLP